One Aureibacillus halotolerans DNA segment encodes these proteins:
- a CDS encoding glyoxalase superfamily protein, translated as MNAPIPILRFFDEELTKHFYCDFLGFTVDWTHRFEEDFPLYMQVSKDKCILHLSEHYGDSSPGAALRIEVGNIETFQKQLLAQQASFARPGLEDGPAGGKECTVTDPAYNRLVFYENKN; from the coding sequence ATGAATGCTCCAATACCAATTCTTCGTTTTTTTGATGAAGAGCTAACGAAACATTTTTATTGTGATTTTCTTGGTTTTACAGTTGATTGGACACATCGCTTTGAAGAGGATTTTCCGTTGTATATGCAAGTCTCAAAAGACAAGTGTATTCTTCATTTAAGTGAGCATTATGGTGATTCCTCTCCAGGAGCAGCGTTGCGCATTGAGGTCGGTAATATAGAAACGTTTCAGAAACAACTTTTGGCGCAGCAAGCCTCTTTCGCGCGTCCGGGATTAGAGGATGGACCAGCCGGAGGGAAGGAATGCACGGTTACTGATCCCGCGTACAATCGGCTCGTTTTTTATGAAAACAAGAACTAA
- a CDS encoding DMT family transporter, which produces MQQRNHTFWLIVIGAAFWGATPVFRMLLLDSMTSTQIVLIEHIVLALVTAPILYAHRHELASLNWRDVGALLFISWGGSAVASLLFTQGLTYGDMNAVLLLQKVQPIAAILLARVLLKEKLPKQFSFLFPLALVGTYFLTFGFSFPLNGWGEVINVGSLYSLGAAVLWGGATVMGRILLKKLQFETVTSLRFLLALPMLVLLYSISRDAWTLPTEATALTMIAVNLLISALLPGLLSMMLYYKGLGTMKASTATLAELSFPMTGLLVNWLVFQQEVTFAQMIGFLLIWIALFLISRQKDAASPVQNGTVSSIPASPTR; this is translated from the coding sequence ATGCAACAACGGAATCACACATTTTGGCTCATTGTGATTGGCGCAGCATTTTGGGGCGCAACACCTGTTTTCCGGATGCTATTGCTGGATTCAATGACATCCACACAAATTGTTCTCATTGAACACATCGTGCTCGCACTCGTTACAGCACCTATTTTATACGCACACCGTCACGAGCTTGCTAGCTTAAATTGGCGTGATGTTGGCGCCCTCTTATTTATTTCCTGGGGTGGGTCAGCTGTTGCCTCGTTGCTCTTTACGCAAGGTCTTACCTACGGGGATATGAATGCCGTATTGCTGCTTCAAAAGGTCCAACCGATTGCGGCTATCCTTCTGGCACGTGTGTTGTTAAAGGAAAAGCTTCCTAAGCAATTTTCGTTTTTGTTTCCACTCGCTCTTGTAGGGACCTATTTCTTAACGTTTGGATTTTCTTTCCCTCTCAATGGTTGGGGAGAGGTTATAAATGTCGGAAGCTTATATTCTCTTGGCGCAGCCGTCTTATGGGGCGGTGCGACAGTGATGGGGCGTATTTTACTTAAAAAATTACAGTTTGAAACGGTCACCTCTTTACGCTTTCTTCTCGCTCTGCCCATGCTCGTATTGCTGTACAGCATTTCTCGGGATGCCTGGACGCTCCCTACTGAAGCGACTGCGCTCACAATGATTGCCGTCAATCTGCTTATTTCGGCATTGCTCCCAGGTCTCTTAAGCATGATGCTCTACTACAAAGGACTAGGGACAATGAAAGCATCAACGGCAACGCTGGCAGAACTCAGCTTTCCAATGACAGGCCTTCTCGTCAACTGGCTCGTTTTCCAACAAGAAGTGACCTTTGCTCAGATGATTGGTTTTCTTCTTATATGGATCGCTTTGTTCCTCATCTCTAGGCAAAAGGATGCTGCTTCGCCCGTTCAGAATGGTACAGTATCGTCTATTCCTGCATCACCGACTAGGTAA
- a CDS encoding helix-turn-helix domain-containing protein: MKKHWLRRWAWSYTSAFLMVVTVLFFLFFQSLNESTRKEALKANDFLASHVITYIDNALRTVDYSVLSDVLTNEAVKDYLHQKGDAFTTIQAVEAIEQLKSDYPQVHSAYLVRFEDNTVLLNGKAVALANFSDKAYINKGSAFQGWSQAREFQAYADQTKKTVTTLVRETSDRSGMYVVNVSLEALHRTLGGMYDADITTVRILDQKQQPLKEMQKAHSRAASESPVFASYTSGYTGWTIETSLKEGKLVGFAFFLHSIWGILAVIISILGIGWMIYMGYRNYKPIRQIMGIIQASSQDTSQALSGNEFNVIQTTIEKMIAEEKKGLLAQQQHRSLQQKHVFRELLEGRAQRTEVDWQQAVQDVGIEHGEAFVVAVVEVDAYNKFTANNKSEDQSLKKFILKNALHYQAQEANSTVWVEWLEEKRLFVVLWGDEIEIRSIKKWISAYRLWVEEHVETTVSIGLGDVKTAWKDVVTSARSAITALEYKAVKGSNQLLVHNECHSPSSNDVYPMLRDVSRMVRDFGELNTAWEAAWKQWFEKMKQCGLMRSDIVQLFDYMLQYADQNITHWKGSSAWRKTYQALRLLSHRFETIEELEAEGRTILHELHDALKNDNNEQQQLNVVLCMKRYIETHYANPDISLAMLSDVFQMNSKYVSQRFKEGTGEKFLDFLTRLRMDEAKRLMLTTNETIQDISSKVGYVNYISFNRAFKKAMGKSPSDFRKQCSSQALSANPHTVL; this comes from the coding sequence GTGAAGAAGCATTGGTTGCGTCGGTGGGCGTGGTCTTATACATCGGCGTTTTTAATGGTTGTAACAGTCTTGTTTTTCTTATTTTTTCAGAGTCTAAACGAATCGACTCGAAAAGAAGCGTTAAAGGCCAATGATTTTTTAGCCTCACATGTGATCACATATATTGACAATGCATTGCGGACAGTAGACTATTCAGTGTTGAGTGATGTGTTAACCAATGAAGCGGTGAAGGATTATTTGCATCAAAAGGGAGATGCCTTTACAACCATTCAGGCGGTCGAGGCAATTGAACAATTAAAATCGGATTACCCACAGGTGCATTCAGCGTATCTCGTACGTTTTGAAGACAATACGGTGCTTTTAAATGGCAAGGCGGTCGCATTAGCAAACTTTAGTGACAAAGCTTATATTAACAAAGGTTCTGCGTTCCAAGGTTGGAGTCAAGCAAGGGAGTTTCAGGCGTATGCGGATCAGACGAAAAAGACAGTCACCACGTTAGTTCGTGAAACGTCTGATCGTTCAGGTATGTACGTGGTTAATGTGAGCTTAGAGGCGTTACACCGGACGCTTGGGGGAATGTACGATGCCGATATAACGACGGTACGCATTTTGGATCAGAAGCAACAACCTCTGAAAGAGATGCAGAAAGCTCATTCGCGAGCGGCATCAGAATCTCCAGTTTTTGCTTCCTATACGTCAGGATATACTGGTTGGACAATTGAAACGAGTCTTAAAGAAGGGAAGCTAGTGGGCTTTGCTTTCTTTTTGCACAGCATATGGGGGATTCTTGCGGTCATCATTTCAATACTCGGTATTGGCTGGATGATCTATATGGGTTATCGGAATTATAAGCCAATTCGACAGATCATGGGCATCATACAAGCGTCTTCTCAGGACACCTCACAAGCTTTATCTGGAAATGAGTTCAATGTTATCCAAACAACGATTGAAAAGATGATTGCCGAAGAAAAGAAGGGCTTACTTGCGCAGCAACAGCATCGTAGTTTACAGCAAAAGCATGTGTTTCGAGAATTGCTAGAGGGGCGTGCACAACGAACAGAGGTTGATTGGCAGCAGGCTGTTCAGGATGTTGGAATCGAGCACGGTGAAGCATTTGTTGTAGCTGTGGTCGAAGTAGACGCATATAACAAATTTACAGCGAACAATAAAAGCGAAGATCAGTCGTTGAAAAAATTCATATTAAAAAATGCTCTTCATTACCAAGCCCAAGAAGCAAATTCGACCGTATGGGTAGAATGGTTGGAAGAGAAGCGACTATTTGTTGTACTTTGGGGTGACGAGATAGAGATCAGGTCAATAAAAAAGTGGATTTCCGCTTATCGGTTATGGGTCGAGGAACACGTTGAAACAACGGTGTCCATCGGATTAGGAGATGTAAAGACAGCGTGGAAAGATGTGGTTACATCGGCAAGATCAGCAATCACTGCCCTTGAGTATAAAGCAGTAAAAGGCAGTAACCAGCTGTTGGTTCATAACGAATGCCATTCTCCATCATCGAACGATGTGTATCCAATGTTGAGAGATGTGTCGCGTATGGTTCGCGACTTTGGAGAACTGAACACGGCATGGGAGGCCGCATGGAAGCAATGGTTTGAAAAGATGAAACAGTGCGGTTTGATGCGTTCTGATATTGTTCAGCTTTTTGATTACATGCTCCAATATGCAGACCAGAATATTACGCATTGGAAGGGATCTTCAGCTTGGCGGAAAACGTATCAAGCGCTCCGTTTGTTGAGTCATCGGTTTGAGACGATTGAGGAATTGGAAGCTGAAGGAAGAACGATTTTGCATGAGCTCCATGATGCACTAAAGAACGACAACAATGAACAGCAGCAACTAAATGTCGTTCTGTGCATGAAGCGATACATTGAAACCCATTATGCAAATCCAGACATTTCGTTAGCAATGTTAAGTGATGTCTTTCAAATGAATAGCAAATATGTCAGCCAGCGTTTTAAGGAGGGGACGGGTGAGAAGTTCCTTGATTTTCTGACGAGACTTCGCATGGATGAAGCAAAACGTCTTATGCTCACAACGAACGAAACGATTCAGGACATCAGCTCGAAGGTGGGCTATGTCAATTATATTTCGTTTAACCGTGCATTCAAAAAGGCAATGGGAAAATCCCCTAGCGATTTTCGAAAACAATGCTCGAGCCAAGCTTTGTCAGCGAATCCTCATACCGTGCTTTAA